The Kitasatospora sp. NBC_00374 genome has a segment encoding these proteins:
- a CDS encoding FAD-binding oxidoreductase, which produces MIGISGPVFRPGDEGYDAERRGYNLALDHRPALVVGAVDAADVAAAVRHAAEAGLGVAVQATGHGVSVPTDGQLVVSTARMDGVRVDPVARTAQVGAGARWHQVIAAAAPHGLAPLSGSNPDVGAVGYTLGGGIGLLGRRYGYAADHVRRFELVTADGRLLEVTAESEPELFWALRGGKDNFGVVVSMEIDLVPVERLFGGGLYFPGESAAQVLHGWAAWTRTVPEEMSSSIQLIHYPDLPVLPEPLRGRFVAHVRIAWCGGRAEGERLVAPLRELGPALVDSLRELPYPECGSIHHEPPMPVAAYDRNTALRELDAAAVDTLLTLAGPEAGAPVILEIRHHGGAYARTPRVPNAAGGRDAAYMLFSTYLVEPGRLEEIRRVHGLLHDRLAPWGTGGSFVNFLGIDDTGADRVRACYAPGDYRRLAALKAERDPGNLFRVNYNIPPSELR; this is translated from the coding sequence ATGATCGGGATATCGGGGCCGGTGTTCCGGCCGGGTGACGAGGGTTACGACGCCGAGCGGCGGGGCTACAACCTCGCGCTGGACCACCGCCCCGCGCTGGTGGTCGGGGCGGTGGACGCCGCGGACGTGGCCGCCGCCGTCCGCCACGCGGCCGAGGCCGGCCTGGGCGTCGCCGTCCAGGCCACCGGCCACGGCGTCTCGGTGCCGACCGACGGGCAGCTGGTCGTCAGCACCGCCCGGATGGACGGCGTCCGGGTCGACCCGGTGGCCCGCACCGCGCAGGTCGGGGCCGGCGCCCGCTGGCACCAGGTGATCGCCGCGGCCGCCCCGCACGGACTGGCCCCGCTCAGCGGATCCAACCCGGACGTCGGCGCCGTCGGCTACACCCTGGGCGGGGGCATCGGCCTGCTCGGCCGCCGGTACGGCTACGCGGCCGACCACGTCCGCCGGTTCGAGCTGGTCACCGCCGACGGCCGGCTGCTGGAGGTCACCGCCGAGAGCGAGCCGGAGCTGTTCTGGGCGCTGCGCGGCGGCAAGGACAACTTCGGCGTGGTGGTCTCGATGGAGATCGACCTGGTGCCGGTGGAGCGGCTGTTCGGCGGCGGGCTGTACTTCCCCGGCGAGTCGGCGGCGCAGGTGCTGCACGGCTGGGCGGCGTGGACCAGGACCGTCCCCGAGGAGATGTCCTCCTCGATCCAGCTGATCCACTACCCCGACCTGCCCGTGCTGCCCGAACCGCTGCGGGGCCGCTTCGTGGCGCATGTGCGGATCGCCTGGTGCGGCGGGCGCGCCGAGGGTGAGCGCCTGGTCGCGCCGCTGCGCGAGCTCGGCCCGGCCCTGGTCGACAGCCTGCGCGAGCTGCCGTACCCGGAGTGCGGCTCGATCCACCACGAGCCGCCGATGCCGGTGGCGGCCTACGACCGCAACACCGCCCTGCGGGAGCTGGACGCCGCGGCCGTCGACACCCTGCTCACGCTGGCGGGCCCGGAGGCCGGGGCGCCGGTCATCCTGGAGATCCGGCACCACGGCGGCGCGTACGCCCGCACCCCCCGGGTGCCGAACGCGGCCGGCGGCCGGGACGCGGCCTACATGCTGTTCTCCACCTACCTGGTGGAGCCGGGGCGGCTGGAGGAGATCCGGCGGGTGCACGGACTGCTGCACGACAGGCTCGCGCCCTGGGGCACCGGCGGCTCCTTCGTGAACTTCCTCGGCATCGACGACACCGGCGCCGACCGGGTCCGGGCCTGCTACGCCCCCGGGGACTACCGTCGGCTGGCCGCACTGAAGGCCGAGCGCGACCCCGGAAACCTGTTCCGGGTGAACTACAACATCCCCCCGTCCGAGCTGCGCTGA
- a CDS encoding TetR/AcrR family transcriptional regulator, producing the protein MAADNKPMEAPARRGLPEKRQAIVRAARTVFGREGFTRTSVDVIAAEAGVSKRTIYNHFTDKEQLFQEVILAGASEVTTAQVEIADRHLRKIVGLEQDLVDFALDRVASLTAFADHWALVRTIEAEAPRIRPAVLEAWQEAGPRETHRELTRRFASFAERGLLDVDDPHQAADHFNLLTFISVTQPSFYGAIPLPPTRVTEIVTHGVRTFLRLYRPAAAG; encoded by the coding sequence ATGGCCGCCGACAACAAGCCGATGGAGGCACCCGCGCGCCGGGGGCTGCCGGAGAAGCGCCAGGCCATCGTCCGGGCGGCCCGGACGGTCTTCGGCCGGGAGGGCTTCACCCGGACCAGTGTGGATGTGATCGCCGCCGAGGCCGGCGTCTCCAAGCGGACCATCTACAACCACTTCACCGACAAGGAGCAGCTGTTCCAGGAGGTGATCCTGGCCGGGGCCAGCGAGGTGACGACCGCCCAGGTCGAGATCGCCGACCGGCACCTGCGCAAGATCGTCGGCCTGGAGCAGGACCTGGTCGACTTCGCGCTCGACCGGGTGGCCTCGCTGACCGCCTTCGCCGACCACTGGGCGCTGGTCCGCACGATCGAGGCCGAGGCGCCCCGGATCCGGCCCGCCGTCCTGGAGGCCTGGCAGGAGGCCGGCCCGCGCGAGACGCACCGCGAACTGACCCGGCGCTTCGCCTCCTTCGCCGAGCGCGGGCTGCTCGACGTGGACGACCCGCACCAGGCCGCCGACCACTTCAACCTGCTCACCTTCATCAGCGTGACCCAGCCGTCGTTCTACGGCGCGATCCCGCTGCCGCCGACCCGGGTCACCGAGATCGTCACCCACGGCGTACGGACCTTCCTGCGCCTCTACCGACCGGCCGCGGCCGGCTGA
- a CDS encoding AMP-binding protein, translating to MFLQRIGNQGIRLGTLFERAASKHGSNVLILDHDLDIAPGLGRRATVAEVADLIDDFAARLWAAKVRPGQRVVVYKSDGFDITLLACAAVRIGAVPVLLSPKLDGETVAELVRRTDEPFLLTDQAKLENELPSSVFEFADRVLLTSGSHRGATELAALAGSPRVAPVTMPADHPTLITHTSGTTGTPKLAVHTGRTLQARYRPQATVMRPLVPGRETIAMHVSFVHSRLITALAISLFRGFPIVVLRESDPKHVADLFAQLRPGILEAHPNSFMEWEELADDPRRPLANVRLFSSTFDAIHPRTVQRMLGASERRAPVFGQLYGQSEIGPAVVRSFSRRRGQDADGRCVGVPFPGFTEVRVVSRDGKEPSETNPGYIEVRSDGRIVTYLGEQARYDAQVNDGWWRMGDVGYRTKWGCVHLLDREVDLIEGFGSTLAAEDTLFARLEQLAEVVIIPGEDGRAVPVVCTKDDVPLDLAAWKAAAAALPPMADPVQWRIGDLPQTATTKIKRLELARLLASGSTVAG from the coding sequence GTGTTTCTGCAGCGCATAGGAAACCAGGGAATCCGGCTGGGGACGCTATTCGAGCGAGCGGCCTCCAAGCACGGTTCGAACGTCCTGATCCTGGACCACGACCTCGACATCGCGCCCGGGCTGGGCCGTCGGGCGACGGTGGCCGAGGTCGCCGACCTGATCGACGACTTCGCCGCCCGGCTGTGGGCCGCCAAGGTCCGCCCCGGACAGCGCGTGGTGGTCTACAAGTCGGACGGGTTCGACATCACCCTGCTCGCCTGCGCCGCGGTCCGGATCGGCGCCGTCCCGGTGCTGCTCTCGCCGAAGCTCGACGGCGAGACGGTCGCCGAGCTGGTGCGCCGGACCGACGAGCCGTTCCTGCTCACCGACCAGGCCAAGCTGGAGAACGAACTCCCCTCCTCGGTCTTCGAGTTCGCCGACAGGGTGCTGCTGACCTCGGGCAGCCACCGGGGTGCCACCGAGCTCGCCGCGCTGGCCGGCTCCCCCCGGGTCGCCCCGGTGACCATGCCCGCCGACCACCCGACGCTGATCACGCACACCTCCGGCACCACCGGCACCCCGAAGCTCGCGGTGCACACCGGCCGCACCCTGCAGGCCCGCTACCGCCCGCAGGCGACCGTGATGAGGCCGCTGGTCCCGGGCCGCGAGACCATCGCGATGCACGTCTCGTTCGTCCACTCCCGGCTGATCACCGCGCTGGCGATCTCGCTGTTCCGCGGCTTCCCGATCGTGGTGCTCCGCGAGTCGGACCCGAAGCACGTCGCCGACCTGTTCGCCCAGCTGCGCCCCGGGATCCTGGAGGCGCACCCCAACTCCTTCATGGAGTGGGAGGAGCTCGCGGACGACCCGCGCCGCCCGCTGGCCAACGTCCGGCTGTTCAGCAGCACCTTCGACGCGATCCACCCGCGCACCGTGCAGCGGATGCTGGGCGCCTCGGAGCGCCGGGCCCCGGTCTTCGGCCAGCTCTACGGGCAGAGCGAGATCGGCCCGGCCGTGGTGCGCTCGTTCTCCAGGCGGCGCGGCCAGGACGCCGACGGCCGCTGCGTGGGTGTGCCGTTCCCCGGCTTCACCGAGGTCCGGGTGGTCAGCCGGGACGGCAAGGAACCCTCCGAGACCAACCCCGGGTACATCGAGGTGCGCAGCGACGGCCGGATCGTCACCTACCTGGGTGAGCAGGCCCGTTACGACGCCCAGGTCAACGACGGCTGGTGGCGGATGGGTGACGTCGGCTACCGCACCAAGTGGGGCTGCGTGCACCTGCTGGACCGCGAGGTCGACCTGATCGAGGGCTTCGGCTCGACGCTGGCCGCCGAGGACACCCTGTTCGCCCGGCTGGAGCAGCTCGCCGAGGTCGTGATCATCCCGGGCGAGGACGGCCGGGCCGTCCCGGTGGTGTGCACCAAGGACGACGTACCGCTCGACCTGGCGGCCTGGAAGGCCGCCGCCGCCGCGCTGCCGCCGATGGCGGACCCGGTGCAGTGGCGCATCGGCGATCTGCCGCAGACCGCGACCACCAAGATCAAGCGCCTCGAACTGGCCCGGCTGCTCGCCTCCGGCAGCACCGTGGCCGGCTGA
- a CDS encoding SRPBCC family protein, which translates to MGENTSGIAPLFQVRAEISVSAEPADVYSVVSDLARSGEWSPECLGGEWVVGAPAEVGSVFRGENLRSEEVVSWAPVVRGKWHTHSEVVAAEPGRTFRWAMHDGAGSKQDSVWAFDIEAAEPGRSLLVHHFRMGTATEGIRGITAEMDRDEKRKFFADWAEKLEQDLAETLGRIKLVIEKN; encoded by the coding sequence ATGGGCGAAAACACCAGCGGCATTGCGCCGCTTTTCCAGGTCCGGGCGGAGATTTCGGTGTCCGCGGAGCCGGCCGACGTCTATTCCGTGGTCAGTGATCTCGCTCGCAGTGGCGAGTGGAGCCCCGAATGCCTCGGCGGCGAATGGGTCGTCGGCGCTCCCGCCGAGGTGGGCTCGGTGTTCCGCGGCGAGAACCTCCGTTCCGAGGAGGTCGTCTCCTGGGCCCCGGTGGTCCGCGGCAAGTGGCACACCCACTCCGAGGTGGTCGCCGCCGAGCCCGGCCGCACCTTCCGCTGGGCGATGCACGACGGCGCCGGCAGCAAGCAGGACAGCGTATGGGCCTTCGACATCGAGGCCGCCGAGCCGGGCCGCAGCCTGCTCGTGCACCACTTCCGGATGGGCACCGCCACCGAGGGAATCCGCGGGATCACCGCCGAGATGGACCGCGACGAGAAGCGGAAGTTCTTCGCCGACTGGGCCGAGAAGCTGGAGCAGGACCTCGCGGAGACGCTCGGCCGGATCAAGCTCGTCATCGAAAAGAACTGA
- a CDS encoding FAD/NAD(P)-binding protein, with product MTASQTEICIIGAGPRGLSVLERICANERRTRSRRSVTVHVVDPSAPGAGQVWRTDQSRHLLMNTVASQITVYTDDSVNVDGPIEPGPTLFEWAKSLTAAGGHDAGTLAEARELGPNTYPTRAFYGAYLHDSFQRVVRGAPGHVTVEVHTSRAVAMADTHGITGGPQGVRLEDGTRLNRLDAIVMAQGHVPARLTPREAKTASLARIHHLTYVTPANPADIDAGVVAPGQNVLLRGLGLNFFDHMALFTLGRGGEFVQDGERLVYRPSGQEPKLYASSRRGIPYHARGENEKGAHGRYFPRLLTAELITDLRRRSEDGQRVHFGTDLWPLIAREVESVYYGTLLDSLGRGAEREAFTTRYLAAERGEDRAEVLDGFDLPAADRWDWEQLSRPYQDREFADRADFHRWLLAHLAQDVRDARAGNVSGPLKAALDVLRDLRNEIRLAVDHGGLEGNSHRDDLEGWYTPLNAFLSIGPPASRIEQMIALIEAGVLVLTGPATEIRIDTEQPAYVAHSPVVPGEPVRASVLIEARLPEPDLRRTDDPLLRHLLDTEQCTTYRISGSCGSSYETGGLAVTERPYRLLDARGRAHPRRFAYGIPTESVHWVTAAGIRPGVDSVTLGDSDAIARAVLALPETASVPDAVRPTPAETDLLGILV from the coding sequence GTGACTGCCAGCCAGACCGAGATCTGCATCATCGGAGCCGGCCCGCGCGGCCTGTCCGTGCTGGAGCGGATCTGCGCCAACGAGCGCCGCACGCGCTCGCGCCGATCGGTGACGGTGCACGTGGTGGACCCGTCCGCGCCCGGCGCCGGGCAGGTCTGGCGCACCGACCAGTCCCGCCACCTGCTGATGAACACGGTGGCCTCGCAGATCACCGTCTACACCGACGACAGCGTGAACGTCGACGGCCCGATCGAGCCCGGACCGACCCTGTTCGAGTGGGCGAAGTCGCTGACCGCGGCCGGCGGCCACGACGCCGGCACCCTCGCCGAGGCCCGCGAGCTGGGCCCGAACACCTACCCGACCAGGGCGTTCTACGGCGCCTACCTGCACGACAGCTTCCAGCGCGTGGTGCGCGGCGCGCCCGGCCACGTCACCGTCGAGGTGCACACCTCGCGGGCCGTCGCGATGGCCGACACCCACGGGATCACCGGCGGCCCGCAGGGCGTCCGGCTGGAGGACGGCACCCGGCTGAACCGGCTGGACGCCATCGTGATGGCCCAGGGCCACGTGCCGGCCCGGCTCACCCCGCGCGAGGCCAAGACCGCCAGCCTGGCGCGGATCCACCACCTCACGTACGTCACCCCGGCCAACCCCGCGGACATCGACGCCGGTGTGGTCGCGCCGGGGCAGAACGTGCTGCTTCGCGGGCTCGGCCTCAACTTCTTCGACCACATGGCGCTGTTCACCCTCGGCCGCGGCGGCGAGTTCGTCCAGGACGGCGAGCGGCTGGTCTACCGGCCGTCCGGCCAGGAGCCCAAGCTGTACGCGAGTTCGCGGCGCGGCATCCCGTACCACGCCCGCGGCGAGAACGAGAAGGGCGCCCACGGCCGGTACTTCCCCCGGCTGCTCACCGCCGAGCTGATCACGGACCTGCGGCGGCGCTCCGAGGACGGGCAGCGGGTGCACTTCGGCACCGACCTGTGGCCGCTGATCGCCCGCGAGGTGGAGAGCGTCTACTACGGCACCCTGCTGGACTCGCTGGGCCGCGGCGCCGAGCGGGAGGCGTTCACCACCCGCTACCTGGCGGCCGAGCGCGGCGAGGACCGGGCCGAGGTGCTGGACGGCTTCGACCTGCCCGCCGCCGACCGCTGGGACTGGGAGCAGCTCTCGCGGCCGTACCAGGACCGGGAGTTCGCCGACCGCGCCGACTTCCACCGGTGGCTGCTGGCCCACCTCGCGCAGGACGTCCGGGACGCCAGGGCCGGCAACGTCAGCGGCCCGCTCAAGGCCGCCCTCGACGTGCTCCGCGACCTGCGCAACGAGATCCGGCTCGCGGTCGACCACGGCGGCCTGGAGGGCAACTCGCACCGCGACGACCTGGAGGGCTGGTACACCCCGCTCAACGCCTTCCTGTCGATCGGCCCGCCGGCCTCCCGGATCGAGCAGATGATCGCGCTGATCGAGGCCGGGGTGCTGGTGCTCACCGGGCCGGCCACCGAGATCCGGATCGACACCGAGCAGCCCGCCTACGTGGCGCACTCCCCGGTCGTCCCGGGCGAACCGGTCCGGGCCTCGGTCCTGATCGAGGCCCGGCTGCCCGAGCCCGACCTGCGCCGCACCGACGACCCGCTGCTGCGTCACCTGCTGGACACCGAGCAGTGCACCACCTACCGCATCTCCGGCTCCTGCGGGTCGAGTTACGAGACGGGCGGGCTGGCCGTCACCGAGCGGCCGTACCGGCTGCTGGACGCCCGCGGCCGCGCGCACCCCCGCCGGTTCGCCTACGGCATCCCGACCGAGTCGGTGCACTGGGTGACGGCGGCCGGCATCCGCCCGGGCGTGGACTCGGTGACCCTCGGCGACTCGGACGCCATCGCGCGGGCCGTCCTCGCCCTGCCCGAGACCGCCAGCGTGCCGGACGCCGTCCGCCCCACGCCGGCCGAGACCGACCTGCTGGGCATCCTGGTATGA
- a CDS encoding VOC family protein, translated as MAIQLNHTIVLAHDPRATAELLTGVFGLPEPRPYGPFLVVQMSNEVSLDVLHQDGEFTAQHYAFLVSEEEFDEIFARVQERGLPIFADPFYREPGRINHWHGGRGVYFRDPSGHSLEVLTRPYEIG; from the coding sequence ATGGCCATCCAGCTGAACCACACCATCGTGCTGGCGCACGACCCCCGCGCGACGGCGGAGCTCCTGACCGGCGTCTTCGGACTCCCCGAGCCGCGGCCCTACGGGCCCTTCCTGGTCGTGCAGATGAGCAACGAGGTCTCCCTCGACGTGCTCCACCAGGACGGCGAGTTCACCGCGCAGCACTACGCCTTCCTGGTCTCCGAGGAGGAGTTCGACGAGATCTTCGCCAGGGTCCAGGAGCGCGGACTGCCCATCTTCGCCGACCCCTTCTACCGGGAGCCCGGCCGGATCAACCACTGGCACGGTGGCCGCGGCGTCTACTTCCGGGATCCGAGCGGCCACAGCCTGGAGGTGCTGACCAGGCCGTACGAGATCGGTTGA
- a CDS encoding GNAT family N-acetyltransferase yields the protein MALTTVDVGPGERALATDVAPLIRALRPGLDAAAFDAFVHEASRQGLVFTAAYDDAGRCLAVAGHRVLATSRGRLLFVEDLVTAPEARSTGVGGHLLAVLRERATAAGCVRIELDSGVANHGAHRFYHAQRMAVSAFHFALELPA from the coding sequence ATGGCACTGACGACGGTGGACGTCGGGCCCGGCGAGCGCGCCCTGGCGACCGACGTGGCGCCGCTGATCAGGGCGCTGCGGCCGGGCCTCGACGCGGCGGCCTTCGACGCCTTCGTCCACGAGGCGTCCCGGCAGGGCCTGGTGTTCACCGCGGCCTACGACGACGCGGGCCGGTGCCTGGCGGTGGCCGGGCACCGGGTGCTGGCCACCAGCCGGGGGCGGCTGCTGTTCGTCGAGGACCTCGTCACCGCCCCCGAGGCCCGTTCCACCGGTGTGGGCGGGCACCTGCTGGCCGTCCTGCGGGAGCGCGCGACGGCCGCCGGGTGCGTGCGGATCGAGCTCGACTCCGGGGTCGCCAACCACGGCGCGCACCGCTTCTACCACGCCCAGCGGATGGCGGTGAGCGCGTTCCACTTCGCGCTGGAGCTGCCCGCCTGA
- a CDS encoding WXG100 family type VII secretion target — protein sequence MSFAGELWDDVKDLGGAALEVGKDIVMAPAEIAHWALSKMFGDADAELKKIAAELEALGKEVDQLGQEVNSALGKLTWHGAAADAFVQHAQGRVRELSAVADELDGLGKSIERLADIY from the coding sequence GTGAGCTTCGCGGGCGAGCTGTGGGACGACGTCAAGGACCTCGGCGGCGCGGCCCTGGAAGTCGGCAAGGACATCGTCATGGCGCCGGCCGAGATCGCGCACTGGGCGCTGAGCAAGATGTTCGGCGACGCCGACGCCGAGCTGAAGAAGATCGCCGCCGAGCTGGAGGCGCTCGGCAAGGAGGTCGACCAGCTGGGGCAGGAGGTCAACTCCGCCCTCGGCAAGCTCACCTGGCACGGTGCGGCGGCCGACGCCTTCGTCCAGCACGCGCAGGGCCGGGTCCGGGAGCTGTCGGCGGTGGCCGACGAGCTGGACGGCCTGGGCAAGTCGATCGAACGACTGGCCGACATCTACTGA
- a CDS encoding FAD-dependent oxidoreductase → MSKVVIVGGGIGGLAAALAVARRGHRVTVLERAPEFAEIGAGIQIAPNGIHALEQLGLGDAVRESAVHMAELRFMDGVTGEHVVSLPLTEEYRRRFGNPYVVVHRAELHSLLLAACLATDGIELRSSATAVGYEQDGRSATLLLADGQRVSGDALIGADGINSAIRRQLVGDGGPRISGITVYRAIIPMEQVPEELGGRTSVTWWTGPGCHFVHYPIAGGKYLNLAASSDNGATEELAGVPVEKDFVRQRFAPLGEAAHRLLELGEGWKSWVLVDRDPVANWCDGRVTLLGDAAHPMLHYAAQGACQALEDAVLLGDLLDCSADELPQRFEKYNADRRERTARVQLTSRESIRLWHPAGEAARARNAMLRSLSPTQLHDQVAWMHGARSFGQNGEQK, encoded by the coding sequence ATGTCCAAGGTAGTCATAGTCGGCGGCGGGATCGGCGGCCTCGCCGCCGCCCTGGCCGTCGCCCGGCGCGGTCACCGGGTCACGGTGCTGGAGCGCGCCCCCGAGTTCGCCGAGATCGGCGCCGGCATCCAGATCGCGCCCAACGGGATCCACGCCCTGGAGCAGCTGGGCCTCGGCGACGCCGTCCGCGAGTCGGCCGTGCACATGGCCGAGCTGCGCTTCATGGACGGTGTCACCGGCGAGCACGTGGTGAGCCTGCCGCTCACCGAGGAGTACCGGCGACGGTTCGGCAACCCGTACGTCGTCGTCCACCGGGCCGAGCTGCACAGCCTGCTGCTGGCCGCCTGCCTGGCCACCGACGGCATCGAGCTGCGCAGCAGTGCCACCGCCGTCGGCTACGAGCAGGACGGCCGCAGCGCCACCCTGCTCCTCGCGGACGGGCAGCGGGTGAGCGGGGACGCGCTGATCGGCGCCGACGGCATCAACTCGGCGATCCGGCGGCAGCTGGTCGGCGACGGCGGCCCCCGGATCTCCGGGATCACCGTCTACCGGGCGATCATCCCGATGGAGCAGGTGCCCGAGGAGCTCGGCGGCCGCACCTCGGTGACCTGGTGGACCGGCCCCGGCTGCCACTTCGTCCACTACCCGATCGCCGGCGGCAAGTACCTCAACCTGGCGGCCAGCAGCGACAACGGCGCCACCGAGGAACTGGCCGGCGTCCCGGTGGAGAAGGACTTCGTGCGGCAGCGGTTCGCGCCGCTCGGCGAGGCCGCGCACCGGCTGCTGGAGCTCGGCGAGGGCTGGAAGTCCTGGGTCCTGGTGGACCGCGACCCGGTGGCGAACTGGTGCGACGGACGGGTCACCCTGCTCGGCGACGCCGCCCACCCGATGCTGCACTACGCGGCGCAGGGCGCCTGCCAGGCCCTGGAGGACGCCGTGCTGCTGGGCGACCTGCTGGACTGCTCGGCGGACGAACTCCCGCAGCGCTTCGAGAAGTACAACGCCGACCGGCGCGAGCGGACCGCCAGGGTCCAGCTCACCTCCCGGGAGAGCATCCGGCTGTGGCACCCGGCCGGCGAGGCCGCCCGGGCCCGCAACGCCATGCTGCGCTCGCTCTCCCCCACCCAGCTGCACGACCAGGTCGCCTGGATGCACGGCGCCCGGAGCTTCGGCCAGAACGGAGAGCAGAAGTGA